The following are from one region of the Veillonella nakazawae genome:
- the ssnA gene encoding putative aminohydrolase SsnA, whose protein sequence is MIILGKGTVITRDADRPIIYDGAVAIDGTQIIDIGTYDELCKTYANAEIIDAHNGLIMPGFINAHHHIYSALARGLSLPGPAPTNFGEILEGLWFYLDNKLTAPDVKASALLTYLGCIENGVTTIFDHHASYGETANSLSVIADVAKQFGVRSCLCYEVSDRNGVDQMKAAVAENVRFGKEAKKDPSRLAAMMGLHASFTLSSDTLDYVKAQNEDKLGYHVHVAEGPEDVADSKEKYGMTPVRRLVEAGILGPKSIAGHCVHVTDQDVELLKESQAKVVHNPESNMGNAVGTTDILKLLGAGITVGLGTDGYTNDMLESYKVANCLVKHEQHKPYVGWGEVPHMLFENNRKMANEFFDTTVGILKKGAAADVIVLDYAAPTPLDENNINGHLLFGANGMYVVTTISDGVPRMIDRKLQGIDKAEVMNEVLSTSKGLWKRLNP, encoded by the coding sequence ATGATGGTGCTGTTGCTATTGATGGAACTCAAATTATTGATATCGGAACATATGATGAGTTATGTAAAACTTATGCAAATGCAGAAATCATTGACGCTCATAACGGCTTGATTATGCCAGGTTTTATCAATGCACATCACCATATTTATTCCGCTCTTGCACGAGGTTTATCATTGCCAGGACCAGCACCAACTAATTTTGGTGAAATTTTAGAAGGCTTATGGTTCTATTTAGATAATAAATTAACAGCTCCAGATGTGAAGGCTAGCGCATTGCTTACATACTTAGGATGTATTGAAAACGGCGTCACTACTATCTTCGATCATCATGCAAGCTATGGAGAAACCGCTAATAGTTTATCTGTAATTGCTGATGTGGCTAAACAGTTTGGTGTTCGCTCTTGCCTATGCTATGAAGTATCTGATCGTAACGGTGTTGATCAAATGAAAGCAGCTGTTGCAGAAAATGTGCGTTTTGGTAAAGAAGCGAAAAAAGATCCATCTAGACTCGCTGCTATGATGGGCTTACATGCATCCTTCACGTTAAGTTCTGACACATTAGATTATGTGAAAGCACAAAATGAAGACAAGTTAGGTTATCACGTTCATGTTGCTGAAGGCCCTGAAGATGTGGCAGATAGTAAAGAAAAATATGGCATGACACCTGTGAGACGACTTGTAGAGGCAGGAATTTTAGGTCCTAAGAGTATTGCAGGTCACTGCGTACATGTAACTGATCAAGATGTGGAATTATTGAAAGAATCTCAAGCCAAGGTTGTACATAATCCAGAAAGTAACATGGGTAATGCAGTAGGCACAACAGATATCTTGAAACTATTAGGTGCAGGTATCACAGTTGGTCTAGGTACAGATGGTTACACAAATGACATGCTCGAATCTTACAAAGTAGCAAATTGCCTTGTAAAACATGAGCAACATAAACCATATGTAGGCTGGGGCGAAGTTCCTCATATGCTATTTGAAAACAACCGTAAAATGGCGAATGAATTCTTCGATACTACAGTTGGCATCCTTAAAAAAGGTGCCGCAGCTGACGTAATCGTTCTTGATTACGCAGCACCAACGCCACTTGATGAAAATAACATCAATGGTCACTTATTATTCGGTGCTAATGGTATGTATGTGGTAACAACTATTAGCGATGGTGTACCACGTATGATCGATCGTAAGTTACAAGGCATCGACAAAGCTGAAGTAATGAATGAAGTTTTATCAACATCTAAAGGTTTATGGAAACGACTAAACCCATAA
- a CDS encoding selenate reductase translates to MSDIMYPVSFGNLMNHIMTEYKMYNRIYNVNKIHRTNHDQRLSIFGKSIENPVGPAAGPNTQLAQNIVASYVAGARCIELKTVQIMYGEELGIPRPCIYSVDETYNVEWSSEYSCDEAADEYIKAWFALKLISKELGLGDPDGFLFIMSVGYNLAGIKSPMVDKFINTMRSASQSPMWDECKQWCLDHVDEFEHIDADFINSISDELCQAITLSTMHGCPAEEIESICSYLISEKGLHLYLKCNPTLLGPKRIRELLDNAGFEYIDFEDHQFEVDLQFDKAVPMLERLIALGEKHNKIFGVKLTNTFPVQIHNNELPGEQMYMSGKSLLPVTIGVAELLSAQFGERLPMSYSGGAVKQNIKAIFDCGIWPVTVCTILLQGEGYNTFKALADEVESTDYNAALKVHKELIAALAKDIAENKVFKKSDAMKKKREAMPSFPGTRSSDYHCRVVCGACVRVCPNRCNEVVTVNDAKLIVHVDQSCNECGNCACHCVEPCQPYKDRITFFHNAEALADSTNDGFYITGTSCGYRFKGEEAVCDIDALPEELKGVVHAFCKEHVYYVS, encoded by the coding sequence ATGAGTGACATTATGTATCCGGTAAGTTTCGGAAATTTGATGAACCACATTATGACTGAGTACAAGATGTACAATCGTATTTACAATGTAAATAAAATTCATCGTACTAATCATGATCAACGCTTATCCATCTTTGGTAAATCCATTGAAAATCCTGTAGGTCCTGCAGCTGGCCCTAATACACAGTTGGCACAAAACATTGTGGCATCTTATGTAGCTGGTGCTCGTTGCATCGAATTAAAAACTGTACAAATTATGTACGGTGAAGAATTAGGTATTCCTAGACCTTGTATCTACTCTGTAGACGAAACATACAACGTAGAATGGTCTTCTGAATATAGCTGTGATGAAGCTGCTGATGAATACATCAAAGCTTGGTTCGCATTAAAATTAATCTCTAAAGAATTAGGCTTAGGCGATCCAGATGGTTTCTTGTTTATCATGAGTGTTGGTTACAACTTGGCTGGCATTAAGAGTCCAATGGTTGATAAATTCATCAACACAATGCGTAGCGCATCTCAATCTCCTATGTGGGATGAATGCAAACAATGGTGTCTTGACCATGTAGATGAATTTGAACATATCGATGCTGATTTCATCAACTCCATTAGCGATGAACTTTGCCAAGCAATCACATTGTCTACAATGCACGGTTGCCCAGCTGAAGAAATAGAATCCATTTGTTCTTACCTAATCAGTGAAAAAGGCCTTCACTTATACTTGAAATGCAACCCTACATTGTTAGGTCCAAAACGCATTAGAGAGTTGTTAGATAACGCTGGCTTTGAATATATTGACTTTGAAGATCATCAATTCGAAGTTGACCTTCAATTCGATAAAGCTGTTCCAATGTTAGAACGTCTTATCGCTCTTGGTGAAAAACACAACAAGATCTTTGGCGTTAAATTGACAAATACATTCCCTGTACAAATTCATAACAATGAATTGCCAGGCGAGCAAATGTACATGTCTGGTAAATCCTTGTTACCTGTAACAATTGGTGTAGCTGAGCTATTAAGTGCTCAATTCGGTGAACGTTTACCAATGTCTTACAGCGGTGGTGCTGTAAAACAAAATATTAAAGCTATCTTTGATTGTGGTATCTGGCCTGTAACAGTATGTACAATTCTTCTACAAGGCGAAGGTTACAATACTTTCAAAGCTTTGGCAGATGAAGTTGAATCTACTGATTACAACGCTGCATTAAAAGTTCATAAAGAACTTATCGCAGCACTTGCTAAAGACATCGCTGAAAATAAAGTATTCAAGAAAAGCGATGCAATGAAGAAAAAACGTGAAGCAATGCCATCCTTCCCTGGTACACGTAGCTCTGACTACCACTGCCGCGTAGTGTGTGGTGCTTGCGTTCGCGTATGTCCTAACAGATGTAATGAAGTCGTTACTGTAAATGATGCTAAATTGATCGTCCATGTAGATCAAAGCTGTAATGAGTGTGGTAACTGTGCATGTCATTGCGTAGAACCTTGTCAACCATACAAGGATCGCATTACATTCTTCCACAATGCTGAAGCTTTAGCAGATAGTACAAATGATGGTTTCTACATCACAGGCACTAGCTGTGGCTACCGCTTCAAAGGTGAAGAAGCCGTATGTGACATTGATGCATTACCTGAAGAATTGAAAGGAGTTGTACATGCCTTCTGTAAAGAGCATGTGTACTATGTATCATGA
- the hydA gene encoding dihydropyrimidinase — MIIIQQGELVLTDRILTGDLLIDGDKIVAIDEHVPVPEGAKVIDAKGCYVFPGFIDPHTHFQMTNALASTADDFDSGTKAAILGGTTSIINFASPEEGSLCKGLEVHKERAAGHCSCDYKFHMELVEMNDTVASEIPKVVEAGVSSFKVYLAYGFRLTDREIYDAIEAIKPTGALVGAHCENGDLIDALVANKRKCGELGVSNHPLTRPAMIESEAIKRFSTIGAALEYPVHIVHVSSKEGLEEVIRERNLGHKVTCETCPQYLVLDESRYNLPDFEGIKYVMSPPLRTIQDQMAIKDALVNGIFQTIGSDHCSFTFDDQKLKSRHDFTRIPGGIPGAEERGIIAYDVLVNQCNMSVVDFMKLVSENPAKLYGMYPKKGTLAVGSDGDITIVDKRIEHVLSKESAHTKADYIPYEGISVTGKVRDVILRGNHVVQDGSLTESYLGECIP; from the coding sequence ATGATTATCATACAACAAGGGGAATTGGTCTTAACTGATCGAATCCTTACCGGAGATTTATTAATTGATGGCGACAAAATTGTCGCCATCGATGAACACGTTCCTGTTCCAGAAGGAGCTAAAGTAATTGATGCAAAAGGTTGCTATGTATTCCCGGGATTTATAGATCCTCATACACACTTCCAAATGACTAATGCTTTAGCATCTACTGCGGATGATTTTGATAGTGGCACAAAGGCTGCTATCCTTGGCGGGACTACTTCAATTATCAATTTTGCTTCTCCTGAGGAAGGCTCCCTTTGTAAAGGCTTAGAGGTTCATAAGGAGCGTGCCGCAGGGCATTGCTCCTGTGACTACAAATTCCATATGGAACTTGTAGAAATGAATGATACTGTGGCCAGTGAAATCCCAAAAGTGGTTGAAGCTGGTGTATCATCCTTTAAGGTATATTTAGCTTATGGCTTCCGTTTAACAGATCGAGAAATTTATGATGCTATAGAGGCAATCAAACCTACAGGAGCTCTCGTTGGAGCACACTGTGAAAATGGTGATCTTATTGATGCGCTCGTAGCTAATAAACGTAAATGTGGTGAATTAGGTGTAAGCAATCATCCCCTCACAAGACCTGCCATGATTGAATCGGAAGCGATTAAGCGCTTTAGTACAATTGGTGCTGCATTAGAATATCCTGTACATATTGTTCATGTAAGTTCTAAAGAGGGCCTTGAAGAGGTTATTCGAGAACGGAACCTAGGGCATAAAGTGACTTGTGAAACATGTCCACAATATTTAGTGCTCGATGAATCACGATATAATTTGCCTGATTTTGAAGGTATTAAATATGTGATGAGCCCGCCGCTGAGAACAATTCAGGATCAAATGGCAATAAAGGATGCTTTAGTAAATGGCATATTCCAAACGATTGGGTCTGATCATTGTAGCTTTACTTTTGATGATCAAAAGCTAAAAAGTAGACATGATTTTACTCGTATACCTGGTGGTATTCCAGGTGCGGAGGAACGAGGAATCATAGCTTATGATGTGTTGGTAAATCAATGCAATATGAGCGTTGTAGATTTTATGAAATTAGTTAGTGAAAATCCTGCAAAGCTTTACGGTATGTATCCAAAGAAGGGCACGTTAGCCGTTGGTAGCGATGGGGATATTACAATTGTTGATAAGCGCATTGAGCATGTGCTTTCGAAAGAGTCCGCCCATACAAAGGCAGACTATATACCTTATGAGGGCATATCTGTAACAGGTAAAGTTCGAGATGTTATCCTTAGAGGTAACCATGTGGTACAAGATGGATCCTTAACAGAATCATATCTTGGTGAATGTATTCCTTAA
- the xdh gene encoding selenium-dependent xanthine dehydrogenase, translated as MYRFQVNGTQHEVQEDQRLIDFLRADLKLTGTKEGCSAGACGTCTVIIDGKKAKACVTKLSQLDGKSVVTIEGLSEREKAVYTYAFGECGAVQCGFCIPGMIISAKVLIDENNDPTPDDVKKAILGNICRCTGYVKIEEGIMLAAKMFRENLPVPEKDTTGNVGTRLHRVDAEEKALGTGQYADDIHMDGMIYAKALRSKYPRARVDRVDVSKALAHPKCVTALTAKDVPFNKTGHLVPDWDVLIAEGDNTRYVGDAIALVATTEKKYLDEVLALVEVDYTELEPVVDPLEALKPDAPQLHPNGNVLSRQTLSRGDVDKAIAEAAFVVTNHYSTPQTDHAFMEPECAVAYREGDVIHLHSGSQNVYDDRHEVSRMLGIPEESVKVHSMLVGGGFGGKEDMSVQHHASLVAWLTGKPTKVLFSRQESLNIHPKRHAMEMDITTACDAEGNLVASKVNIVSNCGAYASLGGPVLQRAGTHSCGPYKFDNFAFDGVCVYTNTVPGGAFRGFGVTQTIFGQEQNIDELAALVGMDPWEFRYKNVVRPGDSLPNGQICSEETALAECLEAVKDAYYASDRTGLAVCLKNSGIGVGLPDTGRVILEVRDGKVRIRTGAACIGQGMATMATQVLCETTGLTADKVFVERPDTVRTPDSGTTTASRQTVFTGEATRKASLRLKEMLETKTLEELNGVEIYEEFLGETDPFNSDKPHPKNHVAYGYGACVATIGEDNKIANLHVAYDVGRVVNPQSCAGQAEGGAIMGMGFAVTEDFPYKDGYVTAKYGTLGLLRATQCPPIHVSLIEKGTPEQYAYGAKGIGEISSIPIAPAIANAYRRIDGEPRRSLPIQHTGYKK; from the coding sequence ATGTACCGCTTTCAAGTGAATGGCACCCAACATGAGGTTCAAGAGGATCAACGTTTAATTGATTTCTTGAGAGCCGATTTGAAATTAACGGGCACTAAAGAAGGTTGTAGTGCTGGTGCTTGTGGTACGTGTACAGTAATTATAGACGGAAAAAAAGCAAAGGCTTGTGTAACTAAATTATCCCAATTAGATGGTAAATCAGTTGTAACGATTGAAGGACTATCTGAACGGGAAAAAGCGGTATACACCTATGCTTTTGGTGAATGCGGAGCGGTGCAGTGTGGTTTCTGTATCCCAGGTATGATTATTAGTGCAAAAGTTTTGATTGATGAAAATAATGACCCTACACCTGATGATGTAAAAAAAGCTATTTTAGGCAACATTTGTCGTTGTACAGGATATGTCAAAATTGAAGAAGGCATTATGCTAGCAGCAAAAATGTTCCGTGAAAACTTACCAGTTCCTGAAAAGGATACAACTGGTAATGTAGGTACTCGTTTACACCGTGTAGATGCGGAGGAAAAAGCATTAGGTACTGGACAATACGCTGATGATATACATATGGATGGCATGATTTATGCTAAAGCATTGCGCTCTAAATATCCTCGCGCTAGAGTTGATCGCGTTGATGTGTCTAAAGCACTTGCACATCCTAAATGTGTAACGGCTTTAACTGCAAAAGATGTTCCATTCAATAAGACTGGTCACTTGGTACCAGACTGGGATGTGCTCATAGCAGAAGGCGATAACACTCGTTATGTAGGTGATGCTATTGCACTAGTAGCGACAACTGAGAAAAAATACTTAGACGAAGTTCTTGCTCTCGTTGAAGTTGATTATACTGAGTTAGAGCCTGTAGTAGACCCATTAGAAGCATTGAAGCCAGATGCACCTCAATTACATCCAAATGGAAATGTATTGTCTCGTCAAACATTATCTCGTGGTGATGTAGATAAGGCTATTGCAGAGGCTGCATTTGTTGTTACAAATCACTATTCCACACCTCAAACAGACCATGCGTTCATGGAGCCAGAATGTGCTGTAGCATATCGTGAAGGCGATGTAATTCATTTACATTCCGGTAGCCAAAACGTATATGATGATCGCCATGAAGTATCTCGTATGCTTGGCATTCCTGAAGAATCTGTAAAAGTTCATAGCATGCTCGTAGGTGGCGGCTTTGGTGGTAAAGAGGACATGAGTGTACAACATCATGCTTCTCTTGTAGCTTGGCTCACAGGTAAACCAACTAAGGTTCTATTCTCTCGTCAAGAAAGTCTTAATATTCACCCTAAACGACATGCGATGGAAATGGATATTACTACTGCTTGTGACGCAGAAGGCAACTTGGTGGCAAGTAAGGTAAACATCGTATCTAACTGTGGGGCCTATGCATCCTTAGGTGGCCCAGTACTTCAACGTGCAGGTACACACTCTTGTGGTCCTTACAAATTTGATAACTTTGCCTTTGATGGTGTTTGTGTTTACACAAATACTGTTCCTGGTGGTGCATTCCGCGGGTTCGGCGTAACACAAACTATCTTTGGTCAAGAACAAAACATTGATGAATTAGCTGCATTGGTAGGCATGGATCCATGGGAGTTCCGTTATAAAAACGTTGTTCGCCCTGGTGACTCCTTACCAAATGGCCAAATTTGCTCCGAAGAAACTGCATTAGCAGAATGTTTGGAAGCAGTAAAAGATGCATACTACGCATCTGACCGTACAGGTCTTGCAGTATGTTTAAAAAATAGTGGTATCGGTGTAGGTTTACCTGATACTGGCCGCGTTATTTTAGAAGTACGTGACGGCAAAGTTCGCATCCGTACTGGCGCAGCTTGTATTGGTCAAGGTATGGCTACTATGGCTACTCAAGTACTTTGTGAAACAACTGGTTTAACAGCTGATAAAGTATTTGTAGAGCGCCCTGATACAGTGCGCACTCCAGACTCTGGTACAACTACTGCATCTCGTCAAACAGTGTTCACTGGTGAAGCAACGCGTAAAGCAAGTCTTCGCTTGAAAGAAATGTTAGAAACTAAGACATTAGAGGAACTGAATGGCGTAGAAATTTATGAAGAGTTCCTTGGTGAAACAGATCCATTCAACTCTGATAAACCACATCCAAAAAATCACGTTGCCTATGGTTACGGTGCTTGTGTAGCAACAATTGGTGAAGATAATAAAATTGCTAATTTACATGTAGCATACGACGTAGGTCGTGTAGTTAACCCACAATCCTGTGCTGGTCAAGCTGAAGGCGGCGCTATCATGGGTATGGGCTTTGCTGTAACAGAAGACTTCCCTTATAAAGATGGCTATGTAACAGCTAAATACGGCACTCTAGGTCTTCTTAGAGCGACACAATGTCCACCAATTCATGTGAGTTTGATTGAAAAGGGGACACCAGAACAATATGCATACGGCGCTAAAGGTATTGGTGAAATTTCCAGTATTCCAATTGCACCAGCTATTGCAAATGCGTATCGTCGTATTGACGGAGAACCACGTAGATCTTTGCCGATTCAACATACAGGTTATAAAAAATAG
- a CDS encoding nucleobase:cation symporter-2 family protein — translation MSKAISGVDHVDGMLPIPQLFAYGLQHVLAMYAGAVAVPIIIAQAMNLPIEDLIRLITADLFTCGVATLIQTLGFGPIGGRIPLIQGVTFASVGPMIMIGQQHDITTIYGAIIVAGIFTFLVAPFFSRLIRLFPPVVTGTIITIIGINLMPVAVKWMGGGAGSPNFGDLLNIALGVATFIIVIITYRFGKGFIGNLAILVGLILGTALAMLCGVTDFSEVGRSQWVSIVTPFYFGLPTFDFASMISMIIVMLVVMVETTGDSIAVGEIVDKPIGQKELAAVLRADGLSTLIGGVLNSFPYTAFAQNVGLIAVTRVKSRFVVAASGVILILLGLFPKLAAIVACIPNAVLGGAGIAMFGMIIASGIRSLGKVSFDGNYNLMLVAISIGVSMIPLAAPNFYAHFPDWAQILLKSGITAGSIIAVLLNVVFNGFGYKTVNEPNRAIRKYRHFTRFKGYPKHFYQ, via the coding sequence ATGAGTAAAGCTATATCTGGCGTCGACCATGTAGATGGTATGCTGCCAATCCCGCAATTGTTTGCTTATGGCTTACAGCACGTACTAGCTATGTACGCAGGTGCAGTAGCGGTACCAATCATCATCGCACAAGCGATGAACTTACCTATTGAAGACTTAATTCGTTTGATTACGGCCGACTTGTTCACATGTGGTGTTGCTACATTGATTCAAACATTAGGCTTTGGTCCTATCGGTGGTCGTATTCCTCTTATTCAAGGTGTAACATTTGCTTCTGTAGGTCCAATGATTATGATTGGTCAGCAGCATGATATTACAACTATCTACGGTGCGATTATCGTAGCCGGTATCTTTACATTCCTGGTAGCACCATTCTTTAGTCGCTTAATCCGTCTATTCCCACCTGTAGTAACAGGCACTATCATTACTATTATTGGTATCAACTTGATGCCAGTAGCAGTTAAATGGATGGGCGGCGGTGCAGGCAGTCCAAACTTTGGGGATCTGCTTAACATTGCTCTTGGTGTAGCTACATTTATTATTGTTATTATAACCTATCGATTTGGTAAAGGATTTATTGGTAATCTAGCAATCTTAGTAGGTCTTATCCTTGGTACAGCCCTTGCTATGCTTTGTGGTGTTACTGACTTCTCCGAAGTAGGTCGTTCTCAATGGGTATCCATTGTAACACCGTTCTATTTTGGTCTTCCAACCTTTGACTTTGCTTCTATGATTTCTATGATTATTGTAATGCTCGTAGTTATGGTTGAAACAACTGGTGACAGTATCGCAGTAGGCGAAATCGTTGATAAACCTATCGGTCAAAAAGAGTTGGCTGCAGTACTTCGTGCTGATGGCTTATCTACTTTAATCGGTGGTGTGCTTAACAGCTTCCCTTACACAGCGTTCGCTCAAAACGTTGGTCTTATCGCTGTAACACGCGTTAAGAGCCGCTTCGTTGTAGCAGCATCTGGTGTTATTCTTATTTTATTAGGTCTTTTCCCTAAATTAGCTGCTATCGTAGCTTGTATTCCAAATGCCGTTTTAGGCGGTGCAGGTATCGCAATGTTTGGTATGATCATTGCCAGCGGTATCCGTTCCCTTGGTAAAGTTAGCTTTGATGGTAACTACAACTTGATGTTAGTAGCGATTAGTATTGGTGTATCCATGATTCCTCTAGCTGCGCCTAACTTCTATGCACATTTCCCAGATTGGGCTCAAATTCTTTTGAAATCTGGTATCACAGCTGGTAGTATCATTGCCGTTCTTCTAAACGTTGTATTCAATGGCTTTGGTTACAAAACTGTTAACGAACCTAATCGTGCAATACGTAAATACCGTCACTTCACACGATTCAAAGGCTATCCTAAACATTTCTATCAATAA
- a CDS encoding RuBisCO large subunit C-terminal-like domain-containing protein, producing MKDERFIVTYRIEAGSYEEAKAIAWAVQVEQTIEFPYEFITDSYIKENITGRLESLEPMEQGSAYVNVGVMPNAVIDVSRYYVARISYLVDTTALEATQFLNVVFGNSSLQPHIWVVDVELCPTLYDVFTGPQFGLQGIRDLVETPTRPMIQAVVKPMGTPNEELARMCGAYTRGGADVIKDDHGISNQSFSQFKDRVKRCAAIVREMNDKHGKHTLYAANVSGDGTDVIERAYFAKEAGATALMVASGLVGFGWLHKLASDEKLRLPIIHHPAYSGGFVSPGTSGIADYLQLGLLPRIFGADMPIFVSYGGRFTFTEEQCKRISNYIKQPMALMKAACPAPGGGVTDARLNELVKLYGNDTMFLVGGDMFRRGPDIESNMAYFVERLTDLSESKS from the coding sequence ATGAAAGACGAGCGATTTATAGTTACGTATCGAATAGAAGCAGGTTCATATGAAGAAGCAAAAGCAATTGCTTGGGCTGTTCAAGTAGAACAAACCATAGAGTTCCCTTATGAGTTTATTACTGATTCGTATATTAAAGAAAATATCACTGGTCGGTTAGAGAGCCTTGAGCCTATGGAACAAGGTTCTGCATATGTTAATGTTGGCGTTATGCCAAATGCTGTAATTGATGTATCTCGTTACTATGTGGCTCGTATTTCGTATCTTGTAGATACTACGGCATTAGAAGCGACACAATTTTTAAATGTTGTCTTTGGAAACTCGTCCTTACAACCTCATATTTGGGTGGTTGATGTAGAGTTATGCCCAACTCTTTACGATGTGTTTACAGGACCTCAGTTTGGTTTACAAGGCATTCGTGACTTAGTGGAAACACCAACGCGTCCTATGATTCAAGCCGTTGTAAAACCTATGGGAACACCTAATGAAGAGTTAGCTCGTATGTGTGGAGCTTATACACGTGGTGGGGCAGATGTTATTAAGGATGACCATGGTATCTCTAACCAGTCGTTCTCTCAATTTAAAGATCGGGTAAAGCGATGTGCTGCTATAGTGCGTGAAATGAATGATAAACACGGCAAACATACCTTATATGCAGCTAATGTGTCTGGCGATGGTACAGACGTAATAGAACGTGCTTATTTTGCTAAGGAAGCTGGCGCAACGGCCCTTATGGTGGCCTCAGGGCTCGTTGGGTTTGGTTGGCTACATAAACTAGCTAGTGATGAAAAATTACGATTGCCCATTATACATCATCCCGCTTATTCAGGTGGATTTGTAAGTCCTGGCACATCTGGTATAGCTGATTATCTACAATTAGGCTTGTTGCCTCGTATTTTTGGGGCTGATATGCCAATCTTTGTATCCTATGGTGGACGTTTTACTTTCACAGAGGAGCAATGCAAGAGAATTTCGAATTATATTAAACAACCTATGGCATTGATGAAAGCGGCTTGCCCAGCTCCAGGTGGTGGTGTAACAGATGCTCGTCTTAATGAACTAGTTAAGTTATACGGTAATGATACAATGTTCCTCGTTGGGGGCGATATGTTCCGTAGAGGTCCGGATATCGAGTCTAATATGGCTTACTTTGTAGAGCGTTTGACTGACTTATCTGAAAGCAAGTCATGA
- a CDS encoding MBL fold metallo-hydrolase, with amino-acid sequence MSESSPLEVHVLASGSKGNCTVIKKGNSVILHDVGISCRRIVNGLKELHIDMAQVEGIFISHEHSDHIAGLQQLLKRFDIPVYTKQGTWREIQDKLVVPKNQLIELTKGSLTLGNLIVEPFAVSHDAADPIGINVFSGNDKATVVTDTGIISDDILHRLDDSTLLVLEANYDPHMLRFGPYQPFLKQRVASDEGHLSNEMAAQALLMMKRPDFMQVILAHRSENNNNAVLVTQTIGKMLVDGGVRIGPEMKLQHGQPNEIVSMQSVKR; translated from the coding sequence ATGAGTGAATCCTCACCGTTGGAGGTCCATGTCCTTGCTAGTGGTAGCAAGGGCAATTGTACAGTAATAAAAAAAGGAAACTCCGTCATATTGCACGATGTAGGCATTAGCTGTCGGCGCATCGTAAATGGATTAAAAGAATTGCATATCGATATGGCACAGGTAGAGGGCATATTTATCAGTCATGAGCATAGTGATCATATTGCAGGGCTACAACAACTGTTGAAACGCTTTGATATTCCTGTGTATACGAAACAGGGAACGTGGCGTGAAATACAAGATAAGCTCGTCGTACCAAAGAATCAATTAATTGAACTGACCAAAGGTAGTCTAACATTGGGGAATCTGATTGTAGAACCTTTTGCAGTGAGTCATGATGCAGCAGATCCAATCGGAATAAATGTATTTTCTGGAAACGACAAGGCTACAGTCGTGACCGATACGGGTATCATTTCTGATGATATATTACATAGACTGGATGATAGTACGTTGCTAGTACTAGAGGCTAATTATGATCCTCATATGTTGCGCTTTGGACCGTATCAACCTTTTTTGAAACAACGGGTGGCCAGTGATGAAGGCCATTTAAGCAACGAAATGGCAGCTCAAGCCTTGCTTATGATGAAGCGGCCTGATTTTATGCAAGTTATTCTGGCCCATCGTTCTGAAAACAATAATAATGCAGTTTTAGTAACTCAAACGATTGGAAAAATGCTAGTAGACGGTGGCGTACGCATTGGACCGGAAATGAAATTGCAACATGGTCAGCCTAATGAAATTGTGTCTATGCAATCTGTAAAGAGGTAG
- the rlmH gene encoding 23S rRNA (pseudouridine(1915)-N(3))-methyltransferase RlmH produces MRFYVVCIGKLKDAYLRDGVAEFVKRMRPYGGITITELNESKIGDKPSDADRKQVVAEEGERLLKAVPKSAYTVLLDVYGKTMSSEDLAKTVAKLEVDGVSDMAFIVGGAFGVSDELRRSVNYKLSFSPMTFTHQMVRLLLVEQIYRASKINRNEPYHW; encoded by the coding sequence ATGAGATTTTATGTAGTTTGTATCGGAAAGTTAAAAGATGCTTATCTGCGGGATGGTGTTGCGGAATTCGTAAAGCGCATGCGGCCTTATGGTGGTATTACTATTACTGAATTAAATGAAAGTAAAATTGGCGATAAGCCGAGTGATGCGGATCGAAAACAAGTCGTTGCAGAAGAAGGTGAGCGTTTATTAAAAGCGGTTCCGAAGAGTGCTTATACAGTATTACTCGATGTGTACGGTAAGACAATGTCCTCTGAAGACTTAGCAAAGACTGTAGCAAAATTAGAAGTAGATGGTGTTAGCGATATGGCGTTCATCGTTGGCGGTGCTTTTGGGGTAAGCGATGAACTACGTAGATCTGTAAATTATAAATTATCCTTTAGCCCAATGACCTTTACCCATCAAATGGTACGCTTATTGCTAGTAGAGCAAATTTATAGAGCTTCTAAGATTAATCGTAACGAACCATATCATTGGTAA